In a genomic window of Prunus dulcis unplaced genomic scaffold, ALMONDv2, whole genome shotgun sequence:
- the LOC117612992 gene encoding N-acetylglucosaminyl-phosphatidylinositol biosynthetic protein gpi1-like isoform X1, whose amino-acid sequence MGRRCRVWWPKQLSLSTPSSCSNFLLGWFISSSSSSLDVVVAFACTEQALSDKKLCIQGILHDTNGRMPVLLQDKSMLCIVGQFFKVHSKEDQYHSSCCGCHTLNGSLEQCRQTFVGSNYWIQMLCDPQEQVGTEISWIPKLHHIHWNGQMVFPCDIHLIFYETPAYGAHHFSLHPWNSFDQVSAPERKPKWVDELHQKQPLLDLDTVILAINSSAAADKVFERCMGPKKSTVRFSTVYMFLAFTWQLFAVSVASLSMLFYVIVQFLYRLLKYASDSWVYIISVKVFSSSRINIRIRCSQILYWPIFLQDNGTRSLSSVEYAEKAALHKHSMWSSLAVDVLLGNLFGLALLYHAESACMWVLKFASDITNELLRSGCVWLMGVPAGFKLNTELAGVLGMISLTAIQIWSTIWIFLGFHFIYFIRGLAISGIIFGVTVPAALIKDLIALATLHVSTLHWLISLLYSTQIQALAALWRLFRGRKWNPLRQRLDSYDYTVKQHIVGSLLFTPLLLLLPTTSVFYIFFTIMNTTISLIYILIEITISVIHATPYIKIFLWLVMPKRFPSGIWFEIVSVWSDCIYSHKDISSPADKLQSEKGLTGEKASVVVSFLHSNFLTVGQIVMPHYNKILSGKPRTLVATAAYGVLTGRRIPSTIGTDLPIFPWMLISYKEYWRLCHDSILACYRR is encoded by the exons ATGGGAAGGAGGTGTAGGGTTTGGTGGCCAAAGCAACTCTCATTGAGCACACCATCATCCTGCTCCAATTTCTTGCTGGGTTGGTTCATTTCGTCGTCTTCGTCTTCTCTTGACGTTGTCGTAGCTTTTGCCTGCACTGAACAAGCGCTTTCtgataaaaaattatgcattCAG gGAATCCTTCATGACACAAATGGAAGGATGCCTGTGTTGCTCCAGGATAAGTCAATGTTGTGTATAGTGGgtcaattttttaaagttcACTCAAAAGAAGATCAATATCATTCTTCTTGTTGTGGGTGCCACACTCTCAATGGATCACTAGAACAATGTAGGCAAACTTTTGTAGGAAGCAATTATTGGATCCAGATGCTATGTGATCCTCAAGAACAGGTTGGAACAGAAATTAGTTGGATTCCTAAACTGCATCACATCCACTGGAATGGGCAAATGGTGTTTCCATGTGATATCCAC TTAATATTCTACGAGACCCCAGCCTATGGTGCTCACCATTTCTCATTACATCCTTGGAATTCATTTGATCAAGTGAGTGCTCCTGAGAGAAAACCCAAGTGGGTTGATGAACTTCACCAGAAGCAGCCACTCCTTGACTTG GATACGGTCATTCTGGCAATCAATAGCTCCGCTGCCGCTGACAAAGTTTTCGAAAGATGCATGGGTCCCAAGAAATCTACTGTGCGCTTTTCCACAGTTTACAT GTTTCTTGCCTTCACATGGCAACTATTTGCTGTGTCTGTGGCTTCATTGTCCATGTTATTCTATGTCATTGTTCAGTTTCTCTATAGGCTTCTGAAGTATGCGTCAGATTCATGGGTATACATCATATCAGTAAAGGTATTCAGCAGTTCAAGGATAAATATCAGAATCCGTTGTTCTCAGATCTTGTATTGGCCAATCTTTCTTCAAGATAATGGCACAAG GTCTCTATCAAGTGTTGAATATGCGGAGAAAGCTGCATTGCATAAGCATTCCATGTGGTCAAGTTTAGCTGTTGATGTACTTCTGGGAAACTTGTTCGGTTTGGCACTGCTGTATCATGCAGAATCTGCTTGCATGTGGGTCCTGAAATTTGCCAGTGACATTACAAATGAGTTATTGCGCTCAGGTTGTGTGTGGTTAATGGGAGTCCCCGCAGGTTTTAAGTTAAACACGGAATTGGCAGGAGTTCTTGGGATGATTTCTCTAACTGCTATCCAGATTTGGTCTACCATTTGGATCTTTTTGGGGTTTCACTTCATTTATTTCATTAGAGGACTTGCTATATCAGGAATCATTTTTGGGGTGACTGTACCTGCTGCTTTGATAAAAGACTTGATTGCACTGGCAACATTACATGTGTCCACTCTTCACTGGTTGATATCACTTTTATATTCGACTCAGATACAGGCATTGGCAGCTTTGTGGCGCCTTTTCAG GGGTCGAAAGTGGAATCCTCTTCGTCAGAGATTAGATAGCTATGACTATACTGTCAAGCAACACATCGTTGGATCTCTTCTGTTCACACCACTCCTGCTTCTATTACCGACAACTTCtgttttctatattttctttaccaTTATGAATACAACCATCAGCCTTATCTATATACTGATTGAAATCACTATATCTGTTATTCATGCCACACCTTACATCAAAATTTTCCTTTGGTTGGTCATGCCAAAAAGATTTCCCTCTGGGATATGGTTTGAAATTGTATCTGTTTGGAGTGATTGCATTTATTCACATAAGGATATTAGTTCACCAGCAGATAAATTGCAGAGTGAAAAGGGCCTAACTGGAGAGAAAGCTTCTGTTGTGGTTTCATTTCTTCATAGCAACTTCTTGACTGTAG GACAAATAGTCATGCCTCACTACAACAAGATTCTTTCTGGGAAACCTCGGACATTGGTTGCTACAGCAGCTTATGGAGTCCTTACTGGCAGACG GATTCCATCTACAATTGGGACTGATCTTCCAATATTTCCATGGATGCTAATCTCCTACAAAGAGTATTGGCGGCTTTGCCACGATTCAATTCTTGCATGCTACAGAAGATGA
- the LOC117612992 gene encoding N-acetylglucosaminyl-phosphatidylinositol biosynthetic protein gpi1-like isoform X2 — protein sequence MGKWCFHVISTYLIFYETPAYGAHHFSLHPWNSFDQVSAPERKPKWVDELHQKQPLLDLDTVILAINSSAAADKVFERCMGPKKSTVRFSTVYMFLAFTWQLFAVSVASLSMLFYVIVQFLYRLLKYASDSWVYIISVKVFSSSRINIRIRCSQILYWPIFLQDNGTRSLSSVEYAEKAALHKHSMWSSLAVDVLLGNLFGLALLYHAESACMWVLKFASDITNELLRSGCVWLMGVPAGFKLNTELAGVLGMISLTAIQIWSTIWIFLGFHFIYFIRGLAISGIIFGVTVPAALIKDLIALATLHVSTLHWLISLLYSTQIQALAALWRLFRGRKWNPLRQRLDSYDYTVKQHIVGSLLFTPLLLLLPTTSVFYIFFTIMNTTISLIYILIEITISVIHATPYIKIFLWLVMPKRFPSGIWFEIVSVWSDCIYSHKDISSPADKLQSEKGLTGEKASVVVSFLHSNFLTVGQIVMPHYNKILSGKPRTLVATAAYGVLTGRRIPSTIGTDLPIFPWMLISYKEYWRLCHDSILACYRR from the exons ATGGGCAAATGGTGTTTCCATGTGATATCCACGTAT TTAATATTCTACGAGACCCCAGCCTATGGTGCTCACCATTTCTCATTACATCCTTGGAATTCATTTGATCAAGTGAGTGCTCCTGAGAGAAAACCCAAGTGGGTTGATGAACTTCACCAGAAGCAGCCACTCCTTGACTTG GATACGGTCATTCTGGCAATCAATAGCTCCGCTGCCGCTGACAAAGTTTTCGAAAGATGCATGGGTCCCAAGAAATCTACTGTGCGCTTTTCCACAGTTTACAT GTTTCTTGCCTTCACATGGCAACTATTTGCTGTGTCTGTGGCTTCATTGTCCATGTTATTCTATGTCATTGTTCAGTTTCTCTATAGGCTTCTGAAGTATGCGTCAGATTCATGGGTATACATCATATCAGTAAAGGTATTCAGCAGTTCAAGGATAAATATCAGAATCCGTTGTTCTCAGATCTTGTATTGGCCAATCTTTCTTCAAGATAATGGCACAAG GTCTCTATCAAGTGTTGAATATGCGGAGAAAGCTGCATTGCATAAGCATTCCATGTGGTCAAGTTTAGCTGTTGATGTACTTCTGGGAAACTTGTTCGGTTTGGCACTGCTGTATCATGCAGAATCTGCTTGCATGTGGGTCCTGAAATTTGCCAGTGACATTACAAATGAGTTATTGCGCTCAGGTTGTGTGTGGTTAATGGGAGTCCCCGCAGGTTTTAAGTTAAACACGGAATTGGCAGGAGTTCTTGGGATGATTTCTCTAACTGCTATCCAGATTTGGTCTACCATTTGGATCTTTTTGGGGTTTCACTTCATTTATTTCATTAGAGGACTTGCTATATCAGGAATCATTTTTGGGGTGACTGTACCTGCTGCTTTGATAAAAGACTTGATTGCACTGGCAACATTACATGTGTCCACTCTTCACTGGTTGATATCACTTTTATATTCGACTCAGATACAGGCATTGGCAGCTTTGTGGCGCCTTTTCAG GGGTCGAAAGTGGAATCCTCTTCGTCAGAGATTAGATAGCTATGACTATACTGTCAAGCAACACATCGTTGGATCTCTTCTGTTCACACCACTCCTGCTTCTATTACCGACAACTTCtgttttctatattttctttaccaTTATGAATACAACCATCAGCCTTATCTATATACTGATTGAAATCACTATATCTGTTATTCATGCCACACCTTACATCAAAATTTTCCTTTGGTTGGTCATGCCAAAAAGATTTCCCTCTGGGATATGGTTTGAAATTGTATCTGTTTGGAGTGATTGCATTTATTCACATAAGGATATTAGTTCACCAGCAGATAAATTGCAGAGTGAAAAGGGCCTAACTGGAGAGAAAGCTTCTGTTGTGGTTTCATTTCTTCATAGCAACTTCTTGACTGTAG GACAAATAGTCATGCCTCACTACAACAAGATTCTTTCTGGGAAACCTCGGACATTGGTTGCTACAGCAGCTTATGGAGTCCTTACTGGCAGACG GATTCCATCTACAATTGGGACTGATCTTCCAATATTTCCATGGATGCTAATCTCCTACAAAGAGTATTGGCGGCTTTGCCACGATTCAATTCTTGCATGCTACAGAAGATGA